Below is a window of Blastocatellia bacterium DNA.
GATGAAGCCGAGCGAAGCCGACCAGGTCAAGGCGCGATTCGGCACCGCCGTGATCGAGACGCCGGTTGCTCTGGACGGGCTGGCCGTATTTGTCCACGAATCAAATCCGGTCTCGGAACTGTCCCTCCGGCAATTGCGGGACATTTATACCGGCCGGATCACCTCCTGGAAACAGGTCGGCGGGCGCGATGAACCGATTGTCCTCTACAGCCGCGAGAATAATTCCGGCACCTATCTCTACTTCAAGGAGCATGTGCTGGAGAACGCCGATTTCGCGCCGACGGCGCAAAACCTTCCCGGCACGGCGGCAGTGATCAATGCGGTCGCCCATGATCCCAACGCCATCGGCTACGGGGGTATCGCCTATGGCAAGGGGATCAAGCACGTCAAGGTGAAAAAGACCGATACATCACCGGCGATTGAACCGACCTTGGACAACGTCGTACGGGGGATCTATCCGATCAGTCGCGCCCTTTATTTTTACACAGCGGGCCGGCCGAAGAATCCCGTGGCCCTGGACTTCATCCGCTGGGTTCTGTCGCCCGAAGGCCAGGCGGTGGTGTCGGAGGTCGGCTATTATCCCCTGCCGGAGGCCGAGCGCCTGAAAGCAGCCGCCCAATGGAACTGATGTGGCACAGGGAGGAACGATCTCGATCCGACGAGCAGCGGCGCCGGATGGATCGCTTCGCCCGAAGGGTGATCTTCGCCGTCGCGCTGACGGCGGTGGTGATCATCGCGTTGATCTTCGTCTTTATCTTCAACGAGGCGTTGCCGGTTCTCACCG
It encodes the following:
- a CDS encoding phosphate ABC transporter substrate-binding protein, with protein sequence MKPSEADQVKARFGTAVIETPVALDGLAVFVHESNPVSELSLRQLRDIYTGRITSWKQVGGRDEPIVLYSRENNSGTYLYFKEHVLENADFAPTAQNLPGTAAVINAVAHDPNAIGYGGIAYGKGIKHVKVKKTDTSPAIEPTLDNVVRGIYPISRALYFYTAGRPKNPVALDFIRWVLSPEGQAVVSEVGYYPLPEAERLKAAAQWN